A genomic stretch from bacterium includes:
- a CDS encoding DoxX family protein, with the protein MKKEQMVEVTYFLLRVVAGLLFLQAGGVKILDWFGGVPAQFGGHPHFPAEVWFAGMLELIGGTLILLGLFTRCAAFVVSGEMAVAYFQAHFPQGFWPVQNHGETAVLFCFVFLFFAAYGSGAWSLDTLIARKRGR; encoded by the coding sequence ATGAAAAAGGAACAAATGGTCGAGGTGACTTATTTCTTGCTGAGGGTGGTGGCCGGACTGCTCTTCCTCCAGGCGGGCGGGGTCAAGATCCTGGATTGGTTCGGGGGCGTCCCGGCTCAATTTGGGGGCCATCCTCACTTCCCCGCAGAGGTTTGGTTCGCCGGGATGCTGGAATTGATCGGCGGGACCTTGATCCTCTTGGGGCTTTTCACCCGCTGCGCGGCTTTCGTCGTTTCGGGCGAGATGGCGGTGGCCTATTTTCAGGCTCACTTCCCCCAAGGCTTTTGGCCGGTCCAGAATCACGGCGAAACGGCGGTGCTCTTTTGTTTCGTCTTCCTCTTCTTCGCCGCTTATGGAAGCGGAGCTTGGAGTTTAGACACCTTGATCGCCCGTAAACGGGGCCGGTAA